From a single Thermus antranikianii DSM 12462 genomic region:
- the secE gene encoding preprotein translocase subunit SecE yields the protein MFARIVRYFQEARAELARVTWPTREQIVEGTQAILVFTLVAMVVLGFYDLVFRFLIGLVR from the coding sequence ATGTTTGCCCGGATTGTTCGCTACTTTCAGGAGGCCCGGGCCGAGCTCGCCCGGGTCACCTGGCCCACGCGGGAGCAGATTGTGGAGGGCACCCAGGCCATCCTGGTCTTCACCCTGGTGGCCATGGTGGTCTTGGGATTTTACGATCTCGTCTTCCGGTTCCTGATAGGGCTTGTGCGATGA
- the nusG gene encoding transcription termination/antitermination protein NusG, with protein MSIEWYAVHTYVGQEEKAKANLEKRVKAFGLEDKIFQVLIPTEEVVELREGGKKEVVKKKLFPGYLFVQMDLGDEEEPNEAWEVVRGTPGITGFVGAGHKPVPLSPDEVRHILEVSGLLGKKEAPKAQVAFREGDQVRVVSGPFADFTGTVTEINPEKGKVKVMVTIFGRETPVELDFSQVVKA; from the coding sequence ATGAGCATTGAATGGTACGCGGTCCACACCTACGTGGGGCAGGAGGAAAAGGCTAAGGCCAACCTGGAGAAGCGGGTTAAGGCCTTCGGCTTGGAGGACAAGATCTTCCAGGTGCTTATTCCCACGGAGGAGGTGGTGGAACTCCGCGAGGGGGGTAAGAAGGAGGTTGTTAAGAAAAAGCTCTTCCCCGGATACCTCTTTGTGCAGATGGATCTGGGGGACGAGGAGGAGCCCAACGAGGCCTGGGAGGTGGTGCGGGGCACCCCGGGCATAACCGGCTTCGTGGGGGCGGGGCACAAGCCGGTACCCCTTTCCCCGGACGAGGTGCGGCACATCCTGGAGGTGTCGGGGCTTTTGGGCAAGAAAGAGGCCCCCAAGGCCCAGGTGGCCTTCCGGGAAGGGGATCAGGTCCGGGTGGTTTCCGGCCCCTTCGCGGACTTTACCGGCACCGTGACCGAGATCAATCCGGAAAAGGGCAAGGTCAAGGTCATGGTCACCATCTTCGGGCGCGAGACCCCGGTGGAGCTGGATTTCTCCCAGGTGGTCAAGGCTTAG
- the rpmG gene encoding 50S ribosomal protein L33: MASEVRIKILLECTECKRRNYATEKNKRNTPGKLELRKYCPWCDKHTVHREVKA, encoded by the coding sequence ATGGCCAGCGAGGTCCGCATCAAGATCCTCTTAGAGTGCACCGAGTGTAAGCGCCGCAACTACGCCACCGAGAAGAACAAGCGCAACACCCCCGGCAAGCTGGAGCTCCGGAAATACTGCCCCTGGTGCGATAAGCATACGGTGCACAGGGAAGTGAAGGCCTAA